The Vibrio echinoideorum genome includes a region encoding these proteins:
- a CDS encoding amidohydrolase has protein sequence MSLLQELEKWLPEMVEIRRNIHQHPELGFEEYNTQSMVIAKLKEYGVEQIDSRFGGTGVVAVIQGELGDGKTLGLRADLDALPIHEENNFSHRSCQAGKMHACGHDGHTTMLLYAAKYLAKNRQFNGKAVLIFQPAEEGVGGAQKMLQDGLLECYPLDACYALHNMPGIPEGHFAFKEGPIMASSDRLFIQINGKSGHAGLPQNTQDPLLVATHIYQGIQGLVSRTYSPFEPLVVSVTQLHCGETTNAIADTAQMSGTFRTLSQSVRDRLVTQLNTLVSHTAMAFDMTAQFSLGPISHPPTVNSFPEVETAVKAASSVVGNDQVNATCEALLASEDFSFFLEQVPGCYGFIGNGLTINGETIGLHHKNYDFNDRVLPTGAAYFISLLQQN, from the coding sequence GTGTCCCTATTACAAGAGCTAGAAAAGTGGCTACCAGAAATGGTAGAAATTAGACGAAATATTCATCAACACCCAGAGCTTGGTTTTGAAGAGTACAACACACAAAGTATGGTAATAGCCAAGCTCAAGGAATATGGCGTTGAACAAATAGACTCTCGTTTTGGAGGAACAGGCGTTGTTGCGGTTATCCAAGGGGAGCTCGGTGACGGAAAAACTTTAGGCTTAAGAGCCGATCTGGACGCATTACCGATCCACGAAGAAAACAACTTTTCTCACCGTTCTTGTCAGGCCGGAAAAATGCACGCATGTGGGCATGATGGACATACCACGATGCTGCTATACGCAGCAAAATACCTCGCAAAAAATCGCCAATTTAATGGTAAAGCCGTACTCATTTTTCAACCCGCTGAAGAAGGTGTCGGTGGCGCACAAAAAATGCTTCAGGATGGCTTACTTGAGTGCTATCCATTAGATGCATGTTACGCTCTTCATAACATGCCAGGCATACCAGAAGGGCATTTTGCATTCAAAGAAGGACCGATAATGGCAAGTTCCGATCGGCTCTTTATTCAGATTAATGGCAAAAGTGGGCATGCGGGCCTACCACAAAATACCCAAGATCCATTATTAGTTGCGACCCATATCTATCAAGGTATACAAGGCTTAGTCAGTCGAACTTATAGCCCCTTTGAACCGCTTGTTGTTTCAGTCACACAGCTACATTGCGGTGAGACAACTAACGCCATCGCTGATACCGCTCAAATGAGTGGCACCTTCAGAACTCTCTCCCAAAGTGTGCGAGACCGCTTGGTTACTCAACTTAATACTCTGGTGTCTCACACTGCCATGGCTTTCGACATGACTGCACAATTCTCCTTAGGTCCAATATCTCACCCACCTACCGTCAACAGCTTCCCCGAAGTCGAGACAGCAGTGAAAGCCGCCTCTTCAGTCGTTGGTAATGATCAGGTTAACGCAACATGTGAGGCTCTATTAGCCAGTGAAGACTTTTCTTTTTTTCTAGAACAAGTACCGGGATGCTATGGATTCATCGGCAACGGATTAACCATCAATGGAGAAACGATAGGATTGCACCACAAGAACTACGATTTCAATGATCGAGTGTTGCCGACCGGAGCCGCATACTTCATCTCGCTACTTCAACAAAACTAG
- a CDS encoding BaiN/RdsA family NAD(P)/FAD-dependent oxidoreductase, producing MSEKFDVIVIGAGAAGLMCAAEAGKRGRRVLVVDHAKKPGRKILIAGGGRCNFTNYDVSANHFLCNNSHFVKSALSQYTNWDFISMVSKHGIEFEERDHGQLFCVNDHNSKDIVTMLLAECKQAKVEERYRCDVHSIEKTDAGFKMHLNTDEVECDSLVIATGGLSMPKLGATPFGYKVAEQFGLSVVPTTAGLVPFTLHKEDKEAFAELSGIAIPAEITAQDGTLFKEALLFTHRGLSGPSVLQISSFWKAGQSVSINLVPEVDVAELLENSREKHPNQSLKNTLAKALPKRFVEVLIDRKELEDKPLKQFNEKQLNDIVEHLENWKIAPNGTEGYRTAEVTLGGVDTNHLSSKTMECKTVSGLYFIGEVMDVTGWLGGYNFQWCWSSGFAAGQWV from the coding sequence ATGAGTGAAAAATTTGACGTAATCGTAATTGGCGCAGGTGCAGCTGGCTTGATGTGTGCAGCAGAAGCAGGCAAACGCGGCCGACGAGTACTCGTCGTAGATCATGCAAAAAAACCGGGAAGAAAAATCCTTATTGCTGGTGGCGGTCGCTGTAACTTTACTAATTATGATGTCAGTGCTAATCACTTCCTGTGTAATAACAGCCACTTTGTGAAATCGGCACTTTCTCAATACACCAATTGGGATTTTATCTCGATGGTAAGTAAGCACGGTATTGAATTTGAAGAACGCGATCACGGACAACTGTTCTGTGTGAATGATCATAACTCAAAAGATATCGTCACCATGCTGCTAGCAGAATGTAAGCAAGCAAAGGTTGAAGAACGTTACCGTTGTGATGTTCATTCGATTGAGAAAACAGACGCTGGTTTCAAGATGCACCTCAATACCGATGAAGTTGAGTGTGATTCATTGGTTATCGCAACCGGTGGCCTTTCAATGCCAAAACTGGGTGCGACCCCATTTGGCTATAAAGTAGCTGAGCAGTTTGGTTTGTCGGTTGTTCCAACAACCGCTGGTTTGGTGCCGTTTACTCTGCATAAAGAAGACAAAGAAGCCTTTGCTGAGCTTTCCGGAATCGCGATTCCTGCCGAGATCACTGCGCAAGACGGCACTTTATTCAAAGAAGCGCTATTGTTTACTCACCGCGGCCTGTCTGGCCCTTCGGTACTGCAAATCTCTTCATTCTGGAAAGCAGGTCAATCTGTTTCTATCAATTTAGTTCCTGAAGTGGACGTTGCTGAGCTACTTGAAAACTCTCGCGAGAAACACCCAAATCAGAGCTTGAAAAATACCTTAGCGAAAGCATTACCAAAGCGTTTCGTTGAGGTGTTGATAGACCGTAAAGAGCTCGAAGACAAACCGCTCAAGCAGTTCAACGAAAAGCAGTTGAATGACATTGTAGAGCATCTAGAGAACTGGAAAATCGCACCCAACGGCACCGAAGGCTACCGAACGGCTGAAGTGACTTTAGGCGGTGTAGACACTAATCACCTATCCTCAAAAACGATGGAGTGTAAGACGGTCTCTGGCCTTTACTTCATCGGTGAAGTAATGGATGTAACCGGTTGGTTAGGCGGCTATAACTTCCAATGGTGCTGGAGCTCAGGCTTTGCAGCAGGCCAGTGGGTTTAA
- a CDS encoding DMT family transporter, which produces MNERRALGFGLSAVLLWSTVATAFKLTLAEFSPIQMLTVASIVSSVALITICAFQGKLSQLSTTFLSNPWYYLLLGLVNPLAYYLILFKAYDLLPASQAQAINYSWAITLTLMAAVFLGQKIRKQDWVACTFSYAGVVVIATKGDVLGMQFDSPLGVALALLSTLLWAGYWILNTKNKADPVVGVLLGFLVALPFAIGLTLYEGESFGQITAKGWMAVTYVGLFEMGITFVLWLSALKLTNNTARISNLIFASPFISLMLLSTIIGEEIHPATLFGLMLIIAGLVIQQIKWGKKKNNLNPES; this is translated from the coding sequence ATGAACGAACGTCGTGCCTTGGGCTTTGGCCTTTCCGCAGTATTACTGTGGTCAACAGTTGCTACTGCTTTTAAGCTGACCCTTGCTGAGTTTTCACCGATCCAAATGCTGACCGTCGCTAGCATTGTGTCTTCTGTCGCATTGATTACCATCTGTGCCTTTCAAGGCAAGCTTTCTCAGTTGAGTACTACGTTTCTTTCAAACCCTTGGTATTACTTATTGCTTGGTTTAGTCAACCCATTGGCTTACTACCTGATTCTCTTCAAAGCATACGATTTACTGCCCGCTTCTCAGGCTCAAGCCATTAACTACAGTTGGGCAATCACCCTAACCTTAATGGCGGCGGTTTTTCTGGGGCAAAAAATTCGCAAACAAGATTGGGTTGCTTGTACCTTCAGCTATGCGGGCGTGGTGGTCATTGCCACCAAAGGTGATGTACTGGGAATGCAATTCGATAGTCCACTGGGTGTGGCACTGGCCCTGCTTTCAACGCTGCTTTGGGCGGGATACTGGATTCTCAATACCAAAAATAAAGCTGACCCTGTGGTGGGTGTATTGCTTGGTTTCTTAGTGGCACTACCATTCGCGATTGGTTTAACCCTTTACGAAGGCGAAAGCTTTGGCCAAATCACAGCGAAAGGTTGGATGGCCGTGACTTACGTAGGCCTATTCGAGATGGGTATTACCTTTGTGCTGTGGCTCTCAGCGCTAAAACTGACCAACAATACAGCGCGTATCAGCAATCTAATTTTTGCCTCACCATTTATCTCATTGATGCTACTTTCGACCATTATTGGCGAAGAAATCCACCCTGCGACACTATTTGGTTTAATGCTGATCATTGCGGGTTTGGTTATTCAACAGATCAAATGGGGAAAGAAGAAAAACAACCTCAACCCTGAAAGCTGA
- the ubiE gene encoding bifunctional demethylmenaquinone methyltransferase/2-methoxy-6-polyprenyl-1,4-benzoquinol methylase UbiE, whose protein sequence is MMDTSVQTNSAVESETTHFGFETVAKDEKVAKVAEVFHSVAAKYDIMNDLMSGGVHRLWKRFTIDCSGVRPGQRILDLGGGTGDLTAKFSRIVGEKGHVVLADINNSMLNVGRDKLRDSGIVGNVHYVQANAEELPFPDNYFDCITISFCLRNVTDKDQALRSMYRVLKPGGRLLVLEFSKPVLEPLSKVYDAYSFHLLPKMGELIANDADSYRYLAESIRMHPNQETLEGMMQEAGFENTKYFNLTGGIVALHRGYKF, encoded by the coding sequence ATTATGGACACAAGCGTGCAGACAAATTCAGCAGTAGAGTCAGAAACCACACACTTTGGTTTCGAAACAGTCGCAAAAGACGAAAAAGTCGCGAAAGTAGCAGAGGTATTTCACTCTGTAGCCGCTAAATACGACATCATGAATGATCTAATGTCGGGTGGTGTTCACCGCTTGTGGAAGCGATTCACGATTGATTGCAGTGGCGTTCGCCCTGGTCAACGTATCCTAGACCTTGGTGGTGGTACTGGCGACCTTACTGCGAAATTCTCGCGTATCGTTGGCGAAAAAGGCCACGTGGTTCTTGCAGATATTAACAACTCAATGCTGAATGTTGGCCGCGATAAGCTGCGTGATAGCGGTATTGTTGGCAATGTACATTACGTACAAGCGAATGCTGAAGAGTTGCCTTTCCCTGACAACTACTTCGATTGCATTACGATCAGCTTTTGTCTGCGTAACGTAACCGATAAAGACCAAGCACTGCGTTCAATGTATCGCGTACTTAAGCCGGGTGGTCGTCTGTTGGTTCTTGAGTTTTCTAAGCCAGTACTTGAACCACTATCAAAGGTTTACGACGCATACTCTTTCCACCTGTTACCAAAAATGGGTGAGCTGATTGCTAACGATGCAGACAGCTACCGTTACCTTGCAGAATCTATCCGCATGCACCCGAACCAAGAAACTTTGGAAGGCATGATGCAAGAAGCGGGTTTTGAAAATACAAAATACTTCAACCTAACGGGCGGCATTGTTGCGCTGCACCGAGGTTACAAGTTCTAA
- the tatA gene encoding Sec-independent protein translocase subunit TatA: MGGISIWQLLIIAVIVILLFGTKKLRGMGGDLGSAVKGFKKAMSDEDKPADKKDADFEPKNIEQQKKEASAETTAETKKDKEQA, encoded by the coding sequence ATGGGTGGTATCAGTATTTGGCAACTTCTAATCATTGCTGTAATTGTAATTTTGCTATTCGGAACAAAGAAACTGCGCGGCATGGGTGGTGACTTAGGTTCAGCGGTTAAAGGCTTCAAAAAAGCGATGAGCGATGAAGACAAGCCTGCAGATAAGAAAGACGCAGACTTTGAACCAAAGAATATTGAACAGCAGAAGAAAGAAGCTAGCGCTGAAACAACTGCTGAAACAAAGAAAGACAAAGAGCAGGCGTAA
- a CDS encoding AbgT family transporter, which yields MSGLLEQKQLPQNVSIIDRIEKFGDRIPHPFYMFITLCLAVIFLSWIVSTFGGNITHPLSGDEIKVKNLLSGEGFVYILNSAVSNFIAFKPLGLVLCMMLAVGLVQEVGLADSAIKQSLLNAPKNFVTASIFLTGIIGNLASDAAFILVPPLAGIIFSATNRNPVVGIAAGFVAVAAGFTANVFIAGTDVLLSGISTEAARIVEPVEVSPAANWYFMILSVPLLVILGTLITDKYIEPRFDKQTKRSAEESPLSAKNTETYFVTDIQKKALKWSGYASIIFILGMIALLLPSDSPLKNADGGLVPSPFLTGIIPIIMAFFIMNAVVYGVKAGEIKKASDVPDLMAKSLHGIGGYIVLVFVIAQFIAWFNWSNLAIFFAVNGAEMLAQVEVPKLLMLAMFMVLAGFMNLIVFSGSAQWAIMAPVFIPLFMLLDISPEYTQMAYRIADSTTNIISPTNPYVPMVLALIAKYNPNVKFGTFLAMMVPYAFFLFTIWGAVFLTYTMLGLPVGPM from the coding sequence ATGTCAGGTTTACTAGAGCAAAAACAACTCCCTCAGAACGTCAGCATAATTGATCGTATTGAGAAGTTTGGGGACCGAATTCCTCATCCATTCTATATGTTTATTACTTTATGCTTAGCGGTCATATTCTTGTCTTGGATAGTGTCTACTTTTGGAGGGAATATAACTCACCCTTTGAGCGGAGATGAAATCAAAGTAAAGAACCTACTCAGTGGTGAAGGGTTTGTTTACATTCTGAATTCAGCTGTATCAAATTTTATCGCGTTTAAACCTCTGGGTTTGGTACTTTGTATGATGCTCGCAGTAGGGCTTGTTCAAGAAGTAGGGTTAGCCGATTCAGCTATTAAGCAATCGCTTTTAAACGCACCCAAAAACTTCGTAACTGCCTCAATATTTCTAACCGGGATCATCGGTAACTTAGCATCTGATGCGGCGTTTATCTTAGTGCCTCCTTTAGCTGGCATCATTTTCTCTGCAACTAATCGAAACCCTGTAGTAGGAATTGCTGCAGGTTTTGTAGCTGTGGCCGCAGGCTTTACTGCCAACGTATTTATCGCAGGAACAGATGTTTTACTCTCAGGTATTTCAACAGAAGCTGCCCGCATTGTTGAACCAGTAGAGGTTAGCCCCGCTGCTAACTGGTACTTCATGATCCTTTCAGTACCTCTCTTGGTCATACTTGGAACACTCATTACCGACAAATACATAGAACCGCGATTTGATAAACAAACGAAACGTTCTGCCGAAGAATCTCCACTTAGCGCTAAAAATACAGAAACGTATTTTGTCACCGACATTCAGAAAAAAGCTTTAAAATGGTCTGGGTACGCATCAATTATTTTTATTCTTGGAATGATAGCATTGCTTCTTCCAAGTGACTCACCATTGAAAAACGCCGATGGCGGCTTAGTTCCGTCCCCCTTCCTTACTGGAATAATCCCAATAATTATGGCGTTTTTCATTATGAATGCCGTGGTTTACGGTGTAAAAGCAGGAGAGATAAAGAAAGCGAGTGATGTGCCCGATCTGATGGCGAAGTCATTGCATGGTATTGGTGGTTACATCGTCTTAGTTTTTGTTATTGCCCAATTTATTGCTTGGTTTAATTGGTCTAACTTAGCTATATTTTTCGCTGTAAATGGCGCTGAAATGCTTGCTCAAGTTGAAGTACCAAAACTATTAATGTTAGCCATGTTTATGGTGCTTGCAGGGTTCATGAACCTGATTGTTTTCAGTGGTTCGGCTCAATGGGCAATCATGGCTCCTGTATTTATTCCACTATTCATGCTGCTGGATATATCACCTGAATATACTCAGATGGCTTACAGAATCGCAGACTCAACAACCAATATTATATCTCCGACAAATCCTTACGTGCCGATGGTATTAGCACTGATAGCCAAATATAACCCCAACGTAAAATTCGGTACATTCCTAGCAATGATGGTCCCGTATGCATTCTTTCTATTTACAATCTGGGGAGCTGTATTCTTGACCTACACCATGTTAGGCCTACCTGTTGGACCTATGTAG
- the ubiB gene encoding ubiquinone biosynthesis regulatory protein kinase UbiB, with protein sequence MTPTELKRLYHIIKVQLEYGLDELMPEHHLTKAPLLARKSLFWLKNKHQDKELGQRLRLALQELGPVWIKFGQMMSTRRDLFPPHIADQLALLQDQVAPFDGQLAKQDMEKALGGSLDNWFTDFDIEPLASASIAQVHTAKLKESGREIVLKVIRPDIRPVIDADLKLMHRMARIVAKSLPEARRLKPVEVVHEYEKTLIDELDLRREAANAIQLRRNFEGSEELYVPEVISDLSSESLMVSERIYGIQVSDIATLEANGTNMKLLAERGVTVFFTQVFRDSFFHADMHPGNVFVNPENPENPQWIGLDCGIVGTLNSEDKRYLAENLLAFFNRDYRKVAELHVDSGWVPHDTNVNDFEFAIRMVCEPIFAKPLGEISFGHVLLNLFNTARRFNMEVQPQLVLLQKTLLYVEGLGRQLYPQLDLWATAKPFLETWMMNQVGPQAVINAVKERAPFWAEKLPELPELLYDSLRQGKAMNQRMDQLYQGYRDTKRQQATGKFLFGVGATLVVCSAILVSSPYEQLSMGCGIAGVTFWLLSWRAYRR encoded by the coding sequence ATGACCCCAACAGAACTGAAACGTCTTTATCATATTATCAAGGTACAGTTAGAGTACGGCCTTGATGAATTGATGCCTGAGCACCATTTGACTAAAGCCCCATTGTTGGCGAGAAAGTCTCTGTTTTGGCTCAAGAACAAGCATCAAGATAAAGAATTGGGTCAGCGCTTGCGTCTCGCTTTGCAAGAGTTAGGGCCTGTGTGGATCAAGTTTGGTCAAATGATGTCAACGCGTCGTGACCTATTTCCTCCTCATATCGCTGATCAATTGGCTTTATTGCAAGACCAAGTGGCGCCATTTGATGGTCAACTGGCCAAGCAAGACATGGAAAAGGCACTGGGTGGCAGTCTAGATAACTGGTTTACCGACTTTGATATCGAGCCATTGGCTTCTGCTTCTATTGCTCAGGTGCATACTGCAAAGCTAAAGGAGAGCGGCCGCGAGATTGTTCTGAAGGTAATTCGGCCTGATATTCGCCCGGTGATTGATGCAGATCTAAAACTGATGCACCGGATGGCGCGTATAGTCGCTAAGTCTCTTCCTGAAGCACGTCGTTTGAAACCTGTTGAAGTCGTTCATGAGTACGAAAAAACGCTAATCGATGAACTAGACCTGCGCCGTGAGGCGGCAAATGCCATTCAGCTACGACGTAATTTTGAAGGCAGCGAAGAGCTATACGTTCCAGAGGTTATTTCTGATTTAAGCAGTGAAAGCTTGATGGTGTCAGAGCGAATCTACGGTATTCAAGTATCGGATATCGCGACATTGGAAGCTAACGGAACCAACATGAAATTGCTGGCTGAACGTGGCGTGACGGTATTCTTTACCCAAGTATTCCGAGACAGCTTTTTCCATGCGGACATGCACCCAGGCAACGTATTCGTTAACCCTGAAAATCCAGAAAACCCTCAGTGGATTGGCTTAGATTGTGGCATTGTCGGCACGCTAAACAGTGAAGATAAGCGCTACCTAGCAGAGAATTTACTGGCTTTCTTTAATCGAGATTATCGTAAAGTTGCAGAGCTACATGTCGATTCAGGATGGGTGCCACACGACACCAACGTCAATGATTTCGAATTCGCGATTCGCATGGTGTGTGAGCCAATTTTTGCAAAACCACTTGGCGAGATCTCATTTGGCCATGTGTTGCTAAACTTATTTAATACAGCAAGACGTTTCAACATGGAGGTTCAACCTCAGTTGGTACTTCTGCAGAAGACCTTGTTGTATGTCGAAGGCCTAGGCCGTCAGCTGTATCCGCAACTTGATTTGTGGGCAACGGCGAAGCCTTTCCTTGAAACCTGGATGATGAATCAGGTGGGGCCGCAAGCTGTGATCAATGCAGTAAAAGAGCGTGCGCCATTCTGGGCAGAGAAACTGCCAGAGCTGCCAGAGTTACTTTATGACAGCCTTCGCCAGGGTAAAGCGATGAACCAGAGAATGGATCAGCTTTACCAAGGCTACCGAGATACTAAACGCCAACAAGCGACAGGAAAGTTTTTGTTTGGTGTTGGAGCCACTTTAGTCGTATGCTCCGCAATATTAGTTTCAAGCCCTTATGAGCAGCTATCCATGGGCTGTGGCATCGCAGGTGTCACATTTTGGTTGCTTAGTTGGCGAGCTTACCGTCGTTAG
- the rmuC gene encoding DNA recombination protein RmuC — MQWIIEHQATLIAAISGALVSGGVVGWWVKQKLSFQQRLLEQQLKSDRLLHESQQAQLKSSLAEAQQELDELDDDRDKAAFELKQAHGKVMAAMEKLRYFEAVKQERQQYADDINVLKEHKSELEAELREQEARHDQENLANNEKLQLLEQAEFRLKQQFELLANQLFESKTAKVDQQNKQSLEGLLSPLKEQLEGFKKQVNDSFSQEAKERHTLVHELKNLQRLNESMTREAVNLTQALKGDNKQQGNWGEVVLARVLAESGLREGHEYQTQVNLQNDAGKRYQPDVIVHLPQDKQVVVDSKMALVAFERYFNAETDQQRDVALRDHLASLRAHIKGLSQKDYHQLKGIQSLDYVLMFIPVEPAFQVAIQADPSLVKDAMEQNIILVSPTTLLVALRTIDNLWRNDRQNQNAQVIAERASKLYDKLRLFVDDMEGLGSSLDRANQSYQGAMNKLVTGRGNVIRQAESFKHLGVEVKKSISIGIAEMAQNEAFSENASLVERQPAEDKVN; from the coding sequence ATGCAATGGATTATCGAACACCAAGCAACGCTTATTGCTGCAATTTCTGGCGCGCTCGTCAGCGGTGGCGTTGTGGGTTGGTGGGTTAAACAGAAGCTCTCTTTTCAGCAGCGATTGCTGGAGCAGCAACTTAAGTCCGATCGTTTGTTGCATGAGTCTCAACAGGCGCAGCTCAAGTCATCGCTCGCAGAGGCGCAACAAGAACTGGATGAGCTTGACGATGATCGAGACAAAGCGGCATTCGAGCTCAAGCAGGCGCACGGCAAGGTGATGGCCGCAATGGAAAAGCTGCGCTATTTTGAAGCCGTGAAACAAGAGCGCCAGCAGTACGCCGATGATATCAATGTTCTTAAGGAGCATAAGTCTGAGTTAGAGGCTGAACTTCGAGAACAAGAAGCAAGACATGATCAAGAAAACCTCGCCAACAATGAAAAGCTGCAATTGTTAGAACAAGCGGAATTTCGATTGAAGCAACAGTTTGAACTGTTAGCAAATCAACTGTTTGAGAGTAAAACTGCCAAGGTTGACCAGCAGAACAAACAGAGCTTGGAAGGTTTGTTGTCTCCGCTGAAAGAGCAATTAGAGGGCTTCAAGAAGCAAGTAAATGACAGCTTTAGCCAAGAAGCCAAAGAGCGTCATACCTTGGTGCATGAGCTTAAAAACCTGCAGCGTCTTAATGAGAGCATGACTCGTGAAGCTGTGAATCTGACCCAAGCTCTAAAGGGTGATAACAAGCAGCAAGGTAATTGGGGTGAGGTGGTACTTGCGCGAGTGCTCGCTGAATCAGGGCTGCGAGAAGGCCATGAATACCAAACTCAAGTGAACCTGCAAAACGATGCAGGCAAGCGTTACCAACCGGATGTGATTGTGCATTTGCCACAAGACAAGCAAGTGGTGGTGGATTCAAAAATGGCCTTGGTGGCGTTTGAGCGTTACTTTAATGCTGAAACTGATCAACAACGTGATGTTGCATTACGTGATCATTTGGCTTCATTGCGAGCGCACATTAAAGGCTTGAGCCAGAAGGATTATCATCAGCTCAAAGGCATTCAGAGCCTTGATTATGTGTTGATGTTTATTCCGGTAGAACCTGCGTTTCAGGTGGCGATTCAAGCCGATCCTAGCTTAGTCAAAGATGCGATGGAGCAAAACATTATCTTGGTCAGCCCTACGACCCTGCTGGTGGCACTGCGCACCATTGATAACCTGTGGCGTAATGACCGACAGAACCAGAACGCGCAAGTTATCGCTGAACGCGCGAGCAAGCTTTACGACAAATTACGCCTGTTCGTTGATGATATGGAAGGTCTCGGAAGCTCATTAGATAGAGCCAACCAAAGCTACCAAGGAGCAATGAATAAGCTAGTTACTGGGCGTGGCAATGTGATTCGTCAAGCTGAAAGCTTCAAACACCTTGGTGTTGAAGTGAAAAAGTCGATCTCGATTGGGATAGCTGAAATGGCTCAAAATGAGGCTTTTTCAGAAAATGCCTCCTTAGTAGAAAGACAACCCGCTGAGGATAAAGTAAACTAA
- a CDS encoding ubiquinone biosynthesis accessory factor UbiJ codes for MPFDPLVTAVIETSLNTLVNDDPTLVRRLSRLKGQIIQVNLKELNKTLTFVFSQQIDVLSEYEGQPDCYLSLNLSVLPELREQSNITKLIKQDKLILEGDIQLAQKFAQLMTDCKPDLEEWLSRVTGDVVAHTLVQGVKNVGSLVAKQATKHQNHVAQVLTEEWKIAPAPLEVVHFCDQVDDIKSSVARLEAKLNALLEKA; via the coding sequence ATGCCATTTGATCCATTGGTAACCGCGGTTATTGAAACCTCTTTAAATACTTTAGTGAACGATGATCCAACGTTGGTTCGTCGTTTATCTCGTTTAAAAGGGCAGATCATTCAAGTTAATTTGAAAGAGTTGAATAAAACACTCACCTTCGTTTTCAGCCAGCAGATTGATGTGTTGTCGGAATATGAAGGGCAACCGGATTGTTACCTATCTTTGAACCTATCGGTGCTGCCTGAATTGCGTGAGCAATCGAACATCACTAAGTTGATCAAGCAAGATAAGTTGATTTTAGAAGGTGATATTCAGCTGGCGCAGAAGTTTGCTCAACTAATGACAGACTGCAAGCCTGATTTGGAAGAGTGGTTGTCACGTGTGACTGGCGATGTGGTTGCTCACACCTTGGTACAAGGCGTTAAAAACGTCGGTAGCCTTGTGGCGAAGCAAGCAACTAAGCATCAAAACCATGTTGCTCAGGTTTTGACTGAAGAGTGGAAGATTGCACCGGCTCCGCTAGAAGTGGTGCATTTTTGCGATCAGGTTGATGACATAAAAAGCTCAGTTGCCCGCCTTGAAGCTAAATTGAACGCTCTGTTGGAGAAAGCATGA
- a CDS encoding LysR family transcriptional regulator codes for MDVSYRQLKAFITLAEAKSFTVAAEQIHITQSALSQMMQKLAVQTASELIEKRGRKILLTETGRTFYQEALFIVNRLDKWELDSKARQQGYHRTLVISSLYSMCSSLVPKTISELKKNHPSFSFRLIEERVNDIHNSVLEGRADIGIGTPPNNSELNFELLFRDHLCFTCNTAHHLSAESEVNWKQAHQYASIGISPGNSLRTLADQAFMRAGLTYDPEISASHTSTLLGMIDSGLGSAILSSTIASLHAHENLRFIPIVKPIQYRSIGLITRKETHRQIIDEFNLMLRKQVSLKL; via the coding sequence ATGGATGTGAGTTATCGACAACTTAAAGCGTTTATTACTCTTGCTGAGGCTAAAAGCTTTACTGTTGCGGCTGAACAAATACACATTACGCAATCTGCATTGAGCCAAATGATGCAAAAGCTTGCGGTACAAACTGCCTCAGAACTTATTGAGAAAAGAGGCCGAAAAATATTACTAACTGAAACTGGTCGTACGTTCTATCAAGAAGCTTTGTTCATTGTTAACCGTTTAGATAAGTGGGAGTTGGATAGTAAAGCTCGTCAACAAGGCTACCATCGAACGCTAGTTATTTCGTCTTTGTACTCGATGTGTTCTTCTCTGGTCCCGAAGACCATCAGTGAGCTGAAAAAAAATCATCCATCTTTTTCATTTCGGTTGATAGAGGAGCGGGTTAATGACATTCATAACTCAGTACTAGAAGGACGTGCTGATATAGGTATTGGTACTCCCCCTAATAACTCAGAACTGAATTTTGAATTACTATTCCGTGATCACTTGTGCTTTACCTGTAATACGGCCCATCATTTGAGTGCGGAGAGTGAAGTTAACTGGAAGCAGGCTCATCAGTACGCATCTATTGGTATCAGTCCAGGGAACAGTTTAAGGACACTTGCTGATCAAGCATTTATGCGAGCAGGTCTTACCTATGATCCTGAAATTAGTGCGTCACACACTTCAACATTGCTTGGTATGATCGATAGTGGTTTAGGTTCTGCCATTTTATCTTCAACCATCGCCTCATTACATGCTCATGAGAACTTAAGATTTATCCCAATAGTAAAACCAATTCAATATCGCTCAATTGGGTTAATTACGAGAAAAGAAACTCACCGACAGATCATCGATGAGTTTAATTTAATGCTCAGAAAGCAAGTTAGTCTCAAACTGTAG